The DNA segment GGGTAACTCACCGCCATGTCCGACTATCGACGCGCGTTTCAACCCGGTGGGACATTCTTCTTCACCGTGGTCAGCTATCGCCGGCGGCCGTTCCTGACCGAGGCTCGCTCCCGACAAGCCCTTCGTCAGGCCTTTGAACACACCCGCGTGAGATTTCCCTTTCGCCAGGAGGCGGTCGTGTTGCTTCCGGACCATCTGCACTGCCTTTGGACGCTGCCCGAGGGGGATGCGGATTTCTCCGTCCGCTGGAAGGTCATCAAGTTCCGGTTCGACAGGCTGTACCTCGGCAGCGGCGGGAGCGAAGCGACCGTAGGCGACTCCGGGCGGCGGCGCCGCGAGCGGGGACTCTGGCAGCGACGGTTCTGGGAGCATACGGTTCGGAATGCGCGGGAATTTGAGATCCTCTGCAACTACATTCATTACAATCCGGTGAAGCACGGTTACGCGACGTGTCCGCACGCCTGGCCGTTCTCGACCTTCGGCAAATGCGTCGCGATGAGACGATATCCAGCCGATTGGTGTTGCGGATGCGACCGACCCGTCGCCCAGAACGTGGTGCCACAACCGGAATCGACGATTACAGGCGAATGATGGAAATGGTGGATGTCCAAACATCCACCCTACAGAATTCCGGGAGGTCACATTCAGTCGCGTGGGGTGGATGTTCCCAAATCCACCATCTCCTTCGGCCGCCGGTATCGTCAGATGGCGACCCCGTAGGCTGTGTTTTCGCCCGCGAAAACACACCCTTCCCTCTCCCGCGAACGTCGAACACCCAAGATGCTTGACGAACAACGAAACAGCGGGTAATAAAAAAACGACCAACCGGGAGCCGACGGCATGGACGACAAACGCACATACCCCAAATGGACCGGCGAAATCATGGCCCTCTTCCTGGCCGGCTCAGCCCACTTTCTGACCGGGCGCCGAATGGCCGGACTGGCATGGCACTTCGGCACCTTGGCGGCTCTGCAGTTCGGCGTTCTTGTGGCGGTTATGGCGGGGGATGCGACCGGTGGTCTTGCCATCCTGCCCTTCCTGGCCGCACTGGCGCTCTGGTGCGTCATGCTCACGCAGTCCTACCGCCCCGTCCCGCGAATCGGCGCGCTCGGCTGGGTCGTCGTGATCGTGGCGGGGGTCGGACTCAACCGCTTCTGGGCGTGGAACTTCAGCAATCTCGCGCAGACCTATCGCATCTCCTCCGCCAGCATGGCGCCGACCATCGTTGATGGCGACTGGATCTTCGTGGAAAAGCTGTCCCTGATGTTCGGCGATCCGGAACGAGGAGAGATCGTCGTGTTCCGCACGGATGGCATACCCACTCCGACCCCAGGAACCGAGTTCGTCATGCGAATCGCCGGCCTGCCCGGTGACCGGATCCGAATCCAGCCGCCGAACCTGATCGTCAACGGCCAGGTCCTCACCACCCCACCGGTCTTCAAGAAGATCGCATCCAGTGAGCCCCCATTCAACGGATTCCAACTCGTTTCACCGGGGATTCCCGGCGGCGCAGTCCTCTCCAGACCCACCGACGAAATCGTCCTCGGCCCGGATGAGTACTTCGTCCTTGGCGACAACACACCAAGAAGCCGCGACAGCCGATGCTGGGGACCGCTCCCGCGGCAGAACATCACCGGCAGAGTAAAGGCGATATTCTGGCCGCCCAGCCGAGCCGACCAGCCGGTCAACAAGGAATAGTAGGGTGGATGTTCCTACACCCACCATTTCCCTCCTGCCTCAAGACAACCGCGCGACCGTCAGCTCTTCATCACCGCCCCGGTATGCGCCGATGTCGCCATCTTCGCATACCGCGCGAGATACCCGTAGTCAACCCGCGGCGGCTGCGGCTTATAGCGCTTGCGACGCTCCGCCAGATCAGCGTCGTTCAGC comes from the Phycisphaerae bacterium genome and includes:
- the lepB gene encoding signal peptidase I; this encodes MALFLAGSAHFLTGRRMAGLAWHFGTLAALQFGVLVAVMAGDATGGLAILPFLAALALWCVMLTQSYRPVPRIGALGWVVVIVAGVGLNRFWAWNFSNLAQTYRISSASMAPTIVDGDWIFVEKLSLMFGDPERGEIVVFRTDGIPTPTPGTEFVMRIAGLPGDRIRIQPPNLIVNGQVLTTPPVFKKIASSEPPFNGFQLVSPGIPGGAVLSRPTDEIVLGPDEYFVLGDNTPRSRDSRCWGPLPRQNITGRVKAIFWPPSRADQPVNKE